The following proteins are encoded in a genomic region of Trueperaceae bacterium:
- the udk gene encoding uridine kinase: MTERPKVIGLAGGTGSGKTTVAKALLAEAGPGNALLLPQDAYYRAQGDMPFEARVLTNYDEPSAFDTELLVQHVDRLAAGESVERPVYDFAQHDRSNATLRLAPAPIIIVEGILVLFDPHLRERMQLKVFVDAPPDERFIRRLERDVEERGRSAQSVIAQYRRTVKPMHDLFVEPTKQYADLILPEGGKNRVALEVLVDHVDAYLRRHGRGRA, from the coding sequence ATGACGGAACGCCCGAAGGTGATCGGGCTGGCGGGGGGCACCGGGTCAGGCAAGACGACCGTCGCCAAGGCGCTCCTGGCCGAGGCGGGACCCGGCAACGCCCTCCTGCTGCCGCAGGACGCCTACTACCGCGCGCAGGGCGACATGCCGTTCGAGGCCCGCGTCCTCACGAACTACGACGAGCCGAGCGCGTTCGACACGGAACTCCTCGTGCAGCACGTCGACAGACTCGCCGCCGGGGAGTCGGTCGAGCGCCCGGTCTACGACTTCGCTCAGCACGACCGCTCCAACGCCACCCTGCGCCTCGCCCCGGCACCCATCATCATCGTCGAGGGCATCCTCGTCCTGTTCGACCCCCACCTGAGGGAGCGGATGCAGCTCAAGGTGTTCGTCGACGCGCCCCCCGACGAGCGCTTCATCAGGCGCCTCGAACGAGACGTCGAGGAGCGTGGCCGCAGCGCCCAGTCGGTGATCGCCCAGTACCGGCGCACGGTGAAACCGATGCACGACCTGTTCGTCGAGCCCACCAAGCAGTACGCGGACCTGATCCTGCCGGAGGGCGGCAAGAACCGGGTGGCGCTCGAGGTCCTGGTCGATCACGTCGACGCCTACCTGCGGCGCCACGGAAGGGGTAGGGCTTGA